A single window of Halobacillus naozhouensis DNA harbors:
- a CDS encoding response regulator transcription factor — protein MTCNLMIVDDEQMIRQGLATTIPWNDYGIEVAASAVDGIDARQQLNKLSIDIVLTDIRMPNMDGLALASHLAEYHPHIKVIMVSGYDDFSYAQQAVKIGVEDYLLKPVDIDDLIVLIQKVAREIENTRSDQKHLQKTYLENAIYHQVWGLPLQSPQELHAYHQVPVLPFVSMVKHYKDVTKYKNDDELDAFKQKWQQNLHLKLEEHGYSSLSIFTEPNVLLTCLTNNTGRLPTGSEVTDLLLDIDMEPGLIHLPYSTFVIIQDLHEAYNKMNHQLSTFPLLSDEQVWVGQKEPTNLKTIPDSFVDEWSQSLFQFDTESVHRNIDRMFTHMEEENFSFRETIHAISHLLKKSTDQYESLLGREAATEDFHDYSTINFWEYNSYGLIKGLFQKDIQQLLKQLHSHQTNPKAWLIERAIEYIQTYYTSEIKAQEVADVINISPNYFSSLFKQQTGKKFNEYIHELRITHAKTLLTETPFKVSEIAEEVGYQEYKHFVKVFKKQAGITPTKYRKLMAVQSS, from the coding sequence ATGACATGTAACCTTATGATTGTCGATGATGAGCAAATGATCCGACAGGGGCTGGCTACGACAATACCCTGGAACGATTATGGCATAGAAGTGGCTGCTAGTGCCGTAGACGGAATTGACGCTAGGCAGCAGTTGAACAAACTGTCTATTGACATCGTCCTGACAGATATCCGTATGCCGAACATGGACGGGCTGGCATTAGCCTCTCACCTGGCGGAATATCACCCTCATATTAAAGTCATTATGGTTAGCGGTTATGATGATTTTTCCTATGCTCAGCAAGCTGTCAAAATCGGTGTTGAAGACTACCTATTGAAGCCTGTAGATATCGATGACCTGATTGTTCTTATTCAAAAGGTGGCAAGAGAAATTGAGAATACCAGGTCCGATCAGAAGCATCTTCAAAAAACATATTTAGAAAATGCTATCTATCATCAAGTATGGGGCTTACCCTTACAATCCCCCCAAGAGCTTCATGCTTATCACCAAGTACCCGTTCTCCCTTTTGTCAGTATGGTAAAACACTACAAAGACGTGACTAAGTATAAGAACGATGATGAATTGGATGCATTCAAACAAAAATGGCAGCAGAATCTCCACCTTAAACTAGAGGAGCATGGTTATTCTAGCTTATCAATCTTTACTGAGCCAAATGTATTACTCACCTGTCTGACGAATAATACGGGCCGTCTCCCTACAGGTTCAGAAGTCACAGATCTACTATTGGACATAGATATGGAGCCCGGTCTTATTCATCTCCCGTATTCTACCTTTGTGATCATTCAGGATTTACATGAAGCATACAACAAGATGAATCACCAATTATCCACGTTTCCACTGCTTTCAGACGAACAGGTATGGGTGGGACAGAAAGAACCGACTAATTTGAAAACAATTCCGGATTCCTTCGTAGATGAATGGAGTCAATCCCTCTTCCAGTTCGACACAGAGTCTGTGCATAGAAATATCGACAGGATGTTTACGCACATGGAAGAAGAGAATTTCTCCTTCCGTGAAACGATTCATGCTATTAGTCATCTGCTGAAAAAATCCACCGACCAATATGAATCACTTCTTGGTCGAGAAGCTGCAACGGAGGACTTTCACGACTACTCTACTATTAATTTTTGGGAATATAACTCGTACGGACTGATAAAAGGTTTATTTCAGAAAGATATTCAACAGCTTCTGAAGCAACTTCACAGTCACCAGACAAACCCTAAAGCGTGGTTAATCGAAAGGGCTATTGAATACATTCAAACCTATTACACATCAGAGATAAAAGCACAGGAAGTCGCTGATGTAATCAATATCTCCCCCAATTATTTTAGTTCGCTTTTCAAACAGCAAACGGGAAAGAAATTCAATGAATATATTCATGAATTACGTATTACTCACGCCAAAACTTTGCTTACCGAAACCCCATTCAAAGTGAGCGAGATCGCGGAGGAAGTCGGATATCAGGAATATAAGCATTTTGTAAAGGTGTTCAAAAAACAAGCCGGGATAACACCTACGAAATACCGCAAATTAATGGCGGTTCAATCAAGTTAA
- a CDS encoding cache domain-containing sensor histidine kinase, producing the protein MFKHWGLKKQFASVFFILITLPTVLFGALIYIQTTNTFKNQAEMNTIDLLDKNEESLTSVIRGIESMSSYMIYDENFRTFFTTGKEDMTSAAYKRAEEGIRGYFTFQITSQDYIDSIYLQAKDGHTLSFGNPTHGDERQLTAHAKKASGAIHWSNAYPVISAWDGEKHIISLTRQINDLDNITKPIGLVRIRLDEQDLFDAYSTGTSNQQGNFFVMSEDGEVVLHQDETMLGESFPNKRIVDLVVESDTNSTRYVTDDNSYLVVKKPITDTDWFSVAIVDEDNIVGELYQVRTLIAGMIVLLILLGVLAFIGFYRFNVKRIIELTNQTQQLETGDFSATVKITSHDEIGQLGMRFNHMVQEIREYIDKEYKLKIKQRESELKSLQNQMDPHFLYNTLDMIRWTARIEKAMKTGEQIEHLSKIFRINLNQGKTWITLNEEIDYIRSYLDLQKNRLGDRMDYSIEVDPSLSHALLLKQLLQPLIENSIIHGFHNLNRSGTIHIYGQRTEGQLWIDVIDNGHGLDKDFTFKQEGSYALYNLEERIRIACGPGYGLENIPCEKGAWMRLKLPFIMEQQKNSLEGKRG; encoded by the coding sequence ATGTTCAAGCATTGGGGATTAAAAAAGCAATTCGCCTCGGTTTTTTTCATACTAATCACTTTACCAACCGTATTATTTGGAGCGCTCATTTATATTCAAACAACTAATACATTTAAAAACCAGGCAGAGATGAATACGATCGATTTACTTGATAAAAATGAAGAAAGCCTTACCTCAGTCATTAGAGGAATTGAAAGTATGTCCTCCTATATGATATATGATGAGAACTTTCGAACCTTTTTTACAACAGGAAAAGAAGATATGACAAGTGCGGCATATAAGAGGGCAGAGGAAGGAATTCGGGGATATTTCACCTTTCAGATTACTTCCCAGGATTATATTGACTCAATCTATTTGCAAGCAAAGGACGGTCATACGCTATCTTTTGGTAACCCCACTCATGGGGACGAGAGACAATTAACAGCACACGCTAAAAAAGCCTCGGGTGCTATTCATTGGAGTAATGCTTACCCAGTCATAAGTGCTTGGGACGGAGAAAAACACATTATTAGCTTAACGAGACAAATTAATGACCTGGATAACATTACAAAACCAATCGGACTCGTTCGCATTCGACTTGATGAACAAGATTTATTTGATGCATACAGCACAGGGACAAGTAATCAACAAGGCAACTTTTTTGTTATGTCAGAAGACGGTGAGGTTGTACTTCATCAAGATGAAACGATGCTTGGAGAATCGTTCCCCAACAAGCGAATTGTCGATCTCGTTGTTGAAAGCGATACCAATTCTACAAGATACGTTACTGACGACAACAGCTACCTCGTCGTTAAAAAACCAATTACAGATACGGACTGGTTCTCCGTTGCTATTGTCGATGAAGACAACATTGTCGGTGAGTTATATCAAGTAAGGACACTAATTGCCGGTATGATCGTTTTGCTCATTTTATTAGGAGTTCTTGCCTTCATCGGGTTTTACCGCTTTAACGTTAAACGAATCATTGAGCTCACCAATCAAACTCAGCAGCTGGAAACTGGTGATTTCTCAGCAACCGTTAAGATTACATCACACGATGAAATTGGTCAACTTGGTATGCGATTCAATCACATGGTTCAGGAAATAAGGGAATATATCGATAAGGAATATAAGTTGAAGATTAAACAGCGTGAATCAGAACTAAAATCCTTACAGAACCAAATGGATCCACATTTCCTCTATAATACGCTCGATATGATTCGCTGGACAGCTCGAATCGAAAAAGCGATGAAAACTGGAGAGCAAATCGAGCACTTGTCTAAGATTTTCCGTATCAACTTAAATCAAGGTAAAACATGGATCACGTTAAATGAAGAAATTGATTATATTAGAAGTTATTTAGACCTCCAAAAAAATAGACTGGGGGACCGAATGGATTATTCAATTGAGGTGGACCCTTCCCTTTCCCATGCTCTATTGCTGAAGCAATTGCTTCAGCCGCTAATTGAAAACAGCATTATCCATGGTTTCCATAACCTTAATCGTTCAGGTACGATTCACATTTATGGCCAGAGGACAGAAGGACAGCTATGGATAGATGTGATAGATAACGGTCATGGTTTAGATAAAGATTTCACCTTTAAACAGGAGGGGAGCTACGCTCTTTACAATTTAGAAGAGCGAATCAGAATTGCGTGCGGACCTGGGTATGGCCTCGAAAATATCCCTTGTGAAAAAGGGGCCTGGATGCGTTTGAAACTTCCATTCATCATGGAACAACAAAAGAATTCTTTAGAGGGAAAGCGAGGGTAG
- a CDS encoding carbohydrate ABC transporter permease, whose amino-acid sequence MDTTVGTNSQTYSKSKVKKKRNKKNTIIYIILTLFAIVNAYPIVWMVINSFKSEQEFAVNQFGFPSEFVLENYVSAWNTANFGVLFKNSIFICLAATLITVFIGALASYFLARFSFKMNKIVYTLFLFGMLIPIHATLVPMFILIRNLGLLNSSVTLLFPYIAFNLPITIFILTSFMKAFPKDIEESAIMDGCGIFRIFWSIILPMSRPALATVVILNFINNWNEFSFALVLINDPNLQTLPLGLASFAGQFTTDYGAQMAGLTMTLVPILAFYLLLEKEIVKGMTAGAVKG is encoded by the coding sequence ATGGACACGACTGTTGGTACCAATTCTCAAACTTATTCAAAATCAAAAGTCAAGAAAAAGCGCAACAAGAAAAACACAATCATTTACATTATACTTACGCTATTTGCGATTGTGAATGCTTACCCAATTGTTTGGATGGTGATCAACTCCTTTAAGTCAGAGCAAGAATTTGCTGTAAACCAGTTTGGCTTCCCTTCTGAATTTGTTCTTGAAAACTATGTGAGTGCCTGGAACACAGCAAATTTCGGTGTGCTGTTTAAAAATAGTATATTTATTTGTTTAGCAGCCACTCTTATAACTGTCTTCATTGGAGCCTTAGCTTCCTACTTCTTGGCGAGATTCTCTTTCAAGATGAATAAAATAGTATATACGTTGTTCCTCTTTGGGATGCTTATCCCCATCCATGCCACTCTCGTTCCGATGTTTATTTTAATTCGAAACTTGGGGTTATTAAACAGTTCAGTTACGTTACTGTTTCCTTACATTGCATTTAACTTGCCAATTACAATTTTTATATTAACTAGTTTTATGAAGGCTTTCCCTAAGGATATTGAGGAATCTGCCATTATGGATGGCTGTGGTATCTTCCGGATTTTCTGGTCAATTATTCTCCCGATGTCACGGCCCGCCCTGGCAACAGTTGTCATTCTAAACTTCATTAACAATTGGAATGAATTTTCTTTTGCCCTTGTGCTTATTAATGACCCGAACCTTCAAACACTGCCTTTGGGTCTTGCGAGTTTCGCTGGACAATTTACCACGGATTACGGAGCCCAGATGGCCGGTTTAACGATGACACTCGTTCCTATACTGGCATTCTATCTATTACTAGAGAAAGAAATCGTCAAGGGCATGACAGCAGGTGCCGTTAAAGGATAA
- a CDS encoding carbohydrate ABC transporter permease has protein sequence MHLAKNKQMAITFGLFPALLIYMIFAIYPILQSFYYSFMEWDGFSDMTYVGLSNFKELFQDPLFWNSAKNNIYVVLASVLGQVPIALFIALLLNRKLKGSKIFRTIGFMPVVLSTVVISLTWSLIYNSQDGMINELLRAVGLGALAQNWLGDTQWSMIAVCVTVVWQFVGLYLIIFLAALQNVPEEVLEAARMDGANEWTTTWKITIPMIWETILVAIILCIAGSLRTFDLIYVMTHGGPSHSTDVMALYMFNETFSNLQYGYGSAVSVVIFFFSLLLIFIVTKLLGRKMI, from the coding sequence ATGCATTTAGCTAAAAACAAGCAAATGGCCATAACTTTTGGCCTTTTCCCTGCCCTGCTCATCTATATGATTTTCGCCATTTACCCAATCCTACAATCCTTTTATTATTCTTTTATGGAATGGGACGGTTTCTCAGATATGACTTACGTAGGTCTAAGTAACTTCAAGGAGTTATTTCAGGATCCTTTATTTTGGAACTCTGCTAAAAACAACATTTATGTCGTACTCGCTTCTGTGTTAGGTCAGGTGCCGATCGCTTTATTTATCGCTCTACTTTTGAACCGAAAACTTAAAGGTTCAAAAATTTTCCGCACCATCGGCTTCATGCCTGTTGTTCTTTCAACGGTCGTTATATCCTTAACTTGGAGCTTGATTTACAACTCACAGGACGGGATGATCAACGAATTATTAAGAGCAGTTGGGTTAGGTGCATTGGCTCAAAACTGGCTCGGCGACACACAATGGTCCATGATTGCAGTCTGTGTAACCGTGGTTTGGCAATTTGTGGGCCTCTATTTGATCATTTTCCTAGCTGCCTTGCAAAATGTTCCAGAAGAAGTATTAGAAGCAGCAAGAATGGATGGTGCCAATGAATGGACCACAACTTGGAAAATTACAATTCCGATGATATGGGAAACCATTTTAGTTGCGATTATTTTATGTATCGCAGGGAGTTTGAGAACCTTTGATTTGATCTATGTTATGACACACGGCGGCCCCTCTCATTCCACCGATGTTATGGCTTTGTATATGTTCAATGAGACGTTCAGTAACCTTCAGTATGGCTATGGAAGTGCTGTATCTGTCGTGATCTTCTTCTTCAGCTTACTGCTAATCTTTATTGTTACTAAATTACTTGGTCGAAAAATGATTTAG
- a CDS encoding extracellular solute-binding protein yields the protein MKKKISWLLFSVIFVLFLAGCSGNSNEASGSGVIELTVWNDWTEERPENTAYKNMIKQFNKEHEDIQVISESIPHDQYETKLRTQAAGKQLPDMFRVWPGARLKPLVEGNAVLSLNPIMDNWRDKIPEGILKDYAFNEEQYAIPANISETSLIFYNKDIIQQAGYNEFPSSYEGLKKLIAEVNNMGTTPISLGNKAVWPLQSVYISTIADRFTGSEFLPNTLEGEGTFENGQFIKALTVIQELSEMDAFNVDMNTLDEAQSRNEFIAGNAAMHFAGSWAIGPILDNVENTDNIGVAPFPSFAEGEGNQNKIAGVAGGGIAVNSSLSEEKQQAAFKFLKFFYGNQLYQELAKANIIVPVEVEVDGAPEVYKKANSFAQNGLAPVYDATLPPNVTDVINNGLQSITLGEKTPEELAADMQEELENE from the coding sequence TTGAAGAAAAAAATTAGTTGGCTTTTATTCAGTGTTATATTCGTTCTGTTCTTAGCTGGATGTAGCGGGAATAGTAACGAAGCTTCCGGAAGTGGTGTGATTGAACTGACCGTTTGGAATGACTGGACTGAAGAACGTCCTGAAAATACTGCCTACAAAAACATGATTAAGCAATTTAATAAGGAGCATGAAGATATTCAGGTCATAAGTGAAAGCATTCCTCACGATCAATATGAAACTAAACTCCGCACACAAGCAGCCGGAAAGCAACTTCCTGATATGTTCCGCGTTTGGCCAGGAGCTCGCCTCAAACCGCTTGTAGAGGGAAATGCTGTACTATCTCTGAACCCGATCATGGATAATTGGAGAGATAAGATTCCTGAAGGTATATTAAAAGACTACGCCTTTAATGAAGAACAATATGCAATTCCTGCAAACATTAGTGAAACCAGCCTTATTTTTTATAATAAAGACATTATTCAGCAAGCTGGTTACAATGAATTTCCATCTTCTTACGAAGGGTTGAAAAAACTTATTGCTGAAGTAAACAACATGGGCACCACTCCCATTTCACTGGGAAACAAAGCGGTTTGGCCTCTTCAGTCTGTCTATATTTCTACAATTGCTGACAGGTTTACTGGCAGTGAATTTTTGCCAAACACATTAGAAGGTGAAGGTACGTTTGAAAATGGACAATTCATTAAAGCTCTTACTGTCATTCAAGAACTCTCAGAGATGGATGCATTTAACGTGGATATGAATACACTTGATGAAGCCCAGTCAAGAAATGAATTTATTGCTGGAAATGCGGCAATGCACTTTGCTGGCTCATGGGCCATTGGTCCAATTTTAGATAACGTAGAAAACACAGACAATATCGGAGTGGCACCGTTTCCTAGCTTTGCAGAAGGCGAAGGCAATCAAAATAAAATTGCAGGCGTAGCAGGTGGCGGAATTGCTGTAAATAGCAGCTTAAGCGAAGAAAAACAGCAAGCTGCATTTAAATTTCTGAAATTCTTTTATGGAAATCAGCTCTATCAAGAGCTTGCGAAAGCAAACATAATAGTTCCTGTAGAAGTCGAGGTTGATGGAGCACCGGAAGTCTACAAAAAGGCAAACAGTTTTGCACAAAATGGATTGGCACCTGTGTATGATGCTACCTTGCCACCGAATGTAACAGACGTCATCAATAACGGGCTTCAATCCATCACATTAGGTGAGAAAACGCCGGAAGAATTAGCAGCAGATATGCAGGAAGAGCTAGAAAACGAATAA
- a CDS encoding GNAT family N-acetyltransferase gives MRVNQKKFYKNKVYYIIRSAIEQDAKTLSKVRAEIDGETENLDREKGEDYIDEEGFKKIIKEDTERINNLFLVAEVNRRIVGFSRCEGNNLKRLSHKVDFGVGVLKEYWGYGIGRNLLQESVCWADSNEIKKMALNVIEANDKAVELYKKFGFEVEGILKKDKFLSDGNYYNTIVMGRLGPPMSHWVGT, from the coding sequence ATGAGGGTTAATCAAAAAAAATTTTACAAGAACAAAGTATATTACATAATTAGATCAGCCATAGAACAGGATGCGAAAACCCTGTCCAAAGTTAGAGCGGAAATTGATGGGGAGACGGAAAATCTCGATCGGGAGAAAGGAGAGGATTACATAGATGAAGAAGGTTTTAAAAAAATAATTAAAGAAGATACAGAGCGTATAAATAACCTATTTTTAGTTGCTGAAGTTAACAGAAGAATTGTAGGTTTTTCAAGGTGTGAAGGAAACAATTTGAAAAGGCTTTCCCATAAGGTGGATTTTGGAGTTGGTGTGTTAAAGGAATATTGGGGATATGGGATTGGAAGAAACCTTTTACAGGAATCTGTTTGTTGGGCTGATTCAAATGAAATTAAAAAAATGGCTTTGAATGTAATTGAAGCCAATGATAAAGCTGTAGAGCTTTATAAAAAATTTGGTTTTGAAGTAGAAGGTATTTTAAAAAAAGACAAATTCCTTTCAGACGGAAATTACTACAATACCATAGTGATGGGACGTTTGGGACCTCCAATGTCCCATTGGGTGGGTACATAA
- a CDS encoding GNAT family N-acetyltransferase codes for MKKWLVGAIGGGMIDHDKSEIYVLYLDPKRRREGVGTHLLDYITSIQIEKGAKEQWVSVQKGNHKGIPFYEARDLLRTLRSWLTPMRLKKIIFP; via the coding sequence ATGAAGAAGTGGTTGGTTGGGGCGATTGGCGGCGGTATGATCGATCATGATAAAAGTGAGATTTACGTGTTATATTTAGATCCTAAACGTCGGAGAGAAGGGGTAGGTACTCACCTGCTCGATTACATAACCAGTATTCAAATTGAAAAAGGTGCAAAAGAACAATGGGTGTCAGTACAGAAAGGAAACCATAAAGGAATTCCTTTTTATGAAGCCAGGGATTTACTAAGAACTCTGAGAAGCTGGCTTACTCCAATGCGTCTGAAGAAGATTATATTTCCTTGA
- a CDS encoding MFS transporter, giving the protein MDKRLSRKVLIASLTGSSIEWFDYFLYGTVASLVFNELFFPSFDPVIGLLLAYASFSLTFFIRPLGGIIFAHIGDKIGRKKTLVLTLSLMGGATVLIGFLPTYAQVGVWAPILLITLRLIQGLGLGGEWGGALLLAVEYAPEEKKGFFGSIPQMGVPIGLLLGTLALTLMSLLPEAAFMAWGWRVPFILSAGLVFIGLWIRKGLDETPAFKEAQESGQVSKMPIADTLKYHWRQVLIAVGAKVVETAPFYIFATFVVSYATDTLGYDQINVLNSVTIATFITAIMIPIMGRISDKVGRKPVYIAGTIGMILYAYPYFLLLSIGETWAVIVATVIALGIVWPPITAVLGTMFSEIFSTKVRYTGISLGYQIGAALAGGTAPLIATWLLSQFNNSSSPISIFIIVTGVISLIAVKFTSDSKVTSISDQSKSRQSI; this is encoded by the coding sequence ATGGATAAACGACTAAGCCGAAAAGTATTAATTGCCAGTTTAACTGGAAGTTCGATCGAATGGTTTGATTACTTTTTGTATGGAACTGTAGCATCGCTTGTTTTTAATGAATTGTTTTTTCCTAGCTTTGATCCTGTCATTGGCTTGCTGTTAGCCTACGCTTCCTTTTCATTAACATTTTTCATTCGTCCACTGGGCGGAATCATATTTGCTCATATTGGTGACAAAATCGGACGAAAGAAAACCCTGGTTTTAACCTTATCCCTCATGGGCGGAGCCACCGTATTAATCGGCTTTCTTCCTACCTATGCTCAAGTTGGTGTCTGGGCACCGATCTTACTCATTACCTTAAGACTGATTCAAGGACTCGGCCTTGGCGGAGAATGGGGCGGCGCCCTGTTACTTGCCGTCGAATATGCGCCTGAGGAGAAGAAAGGTTTTTTTGGAAGTATCCCCCAAATGGGAGTTCCGATTGGATTACTATTAGGGACATTAGCACTAACATTGATGAGCTTGCTTCCTGAAGCTGCCTTCATGGCATGGGGATGGAGAGTGCCATTTATCCTCAGTGCCGGGCTTGTCTTTATCGGGTTATGGATTCGAAAAGGGCTTGATGAAACCCCGGCATTTAAAGAAGCGCAAGAATCAGGGCAAGTCTCTAAAATGCCGATTGCCGACACACTAAAGTATCACTGGCGCCAAGTACTAATTGCAGTTGGAGCCAAAGTTGTCGAGACCGCACCGTTTTACATTTTCGCAACTTTCGTTGTTAGTTATGCAACCGATACACTCGGGTATGACCAGATTAATGTGTTGAATTCCGTTACGATAGCTACATTTATTACAGCAATTATGATCCCCATTATGGGGCGTATTTCGGATAAAGTCGGACGAAAACCAGTTTATATCGCCGGAACAATTGGAATGATTCTCTACGCCTACCCATACTTTTTACTCTTATCAATTGGGGAGACCTGGGCTGTGATTGTAGCTACTGTGATCGCTCTAGGAATTGTTTGGCCGCCCATCACAGCTGTGCTTGGGACAATGTTCTCGGAGATTTTTTCGACAAAAGTCCGCTATACTGGGATATCCTTAGGCTATCAGATCGGGGCTGCTTTAGCTGGTGGAACCGCGCCGCTCATTGCGACCTGGCTTTTAAGTCAATTCAATAATTCATCATCACCTATTTCGATTTTTATAATTGTAACAGGTGTTATTTCACTGATAGCAGTTAAGTTTACTAGTGACTCTAAGGTTACCTCTATTTCAGACCAGTCAAAATCAAGACAATCTATTTAA
- a CDS encoding ornithine cyclodeaminase family protein — protein sequence MNFITQHDIDSVYTMKECIADLKEGFRLYSQNKTYAPVRTVLDHSHSGANTLFMPSYIEDMEYETVKVVSIFPNNPAAGISTLQGVILLTETVHGQHLATIEASGLTVMRTGAGAGVATEYLAKKDARQLSILGCGAQSRGQLQAVLSIRPIDRIFLWNRTEEKALAFKEEIEQSGWKGDVIVSDTANDAASKADVLSLSSKSQEALFDANVLKPGVHINAIGSYRPDLKEFGVDTLERLDQLWVDTLEGVQHEAGELIQAADHGKWTWDQVNGELAELVTGQKSGRRNHDEITLYKSVGVAYMDTIAAAKVYEKMVQN from the coding sequence ATGAACTTTATTACTCAGCATGATATTGATTCTGTTTACACGATGAAGGAGTGTATTGCAGACCTGAAGGAAGGTTTCCGCTTATATTCGCAAAATAAAACCTATGCTCCTGTCCGAACAGTGTTGGATCATTCCCACTCTGGAGCTAACACCTTGTTTATGCCTTCTTACATTGAAGACATGGAGTATGAAACTGTCAAGGTCGTCAGTATTTTTCCAAACAATCCCGCAGCCGGAATCTCCACCTTACAAGGAGTAATTTTATTAACGGAAACAGTTCATGGGCAGCATCTAGCTACGATTGAAGCCAGCGGGTTGACTGTGATGCGGACTGGAGCCGGGGCTGGTGTTGCGACAGAATACCTTGCGAAGAAAGATGCGCGGCAGCTCTCCATATTAGGATGCGGGGCTCAGTCACGAGGACAACTCCAGGCTGTCCTGTCCATCAGACCGATTGATCGCATTTTTTTATGGAACCGGACAGAAGAGAAAGCTTTGGCGTTTAAGGAAGAAATCGAGCAGTCAGGCTGGAAAGGTGACGTAATCGTTAGTGATACAGCTAATGATGCTGCTTCTAAAGCAGACGTACTTTCGTTGAGCTCAAAATCACAGGAAGCCTTATTTGATGCCAATGTTCTCAAACCGGGTGTTCACATTAATGCGATTGGCTCTTATCGTCCTGACCTGAAAGAATTCGGTGTGGATACGCTTGAGCGGCTTGATCAATTGTGGGTCGATACATTAGAAGGCGTTCAACATGAAGCCGGTGAACTGATTCAGGCAGCGGATCATGGGAAATGGACATGGGATCAAGTAAACGGTGAGTTAGCTGAACTCGTCACAGGGCAAAAGTCAGGACGACGGAACCATGATGAAATCACACTATACAAGTCGGTAGGTGTGGCTTATATGGATACGATTGCAGCCGCAAAAGTGTATGAAAAAATGGTCCAAAATTAA
- a CDS encoding helix-turn-helix domain-containing protein has product MKNIIGNQIKELRKQKKLTLKQVSERTSLSISFLSQVERAKSSVTLDSLKKISEVLDVNPSYFFPSDPKTAVKRNTVDENSTPTTPFIYKDLSGNFDHSVFTPILVTLSPGETNGNPLSHKGQEFLYVLEGELTVWMEAEEYVLSPNDCIHLNSTVQHYWFNRTEDVVKFLCVSTNPGLN; this is encoded by the coding sequence ATGAAAAACATAATCGGGAATCAAATCAAAGAGTTACGAAAGCAGAAGAAACTCACATTAAAACAAGTGTCTGAGAGGACCAGTCTATCCATCAGCTTTTTATCACAAGTTGAGCGGGCCAAGTCCTCTGTTACATTAGATTCGTTAAAGAAAATATCAGAAGTTCTGGATGTTAATCCGAGTTACTTCTTTCCGAGTGATCCGAAAACTGCCGTGAAGCGTAATACTGTAGACGAAAATTCGACTCCAACCACCCCCTTTATTTATAAGGATTTATCCGGTAACTTTGACCATTCGGTATTTACTCCGATCTTAGTTACACTAAGCCCGGGGGAAACGAATGGAAATCCTCTTTCTCATAAAGGTCAGGAGTTCTTGTATGTGCTGGAGGGAGAATTGACCGTATGGATGGAAGCGGAGGAATATGTACTGAGCCCGAATGATTGTATTCACCTTAACTCGACTGTTCAGCATTATTGGTTTAATCGGACAGAGGATGTTGTTAAATTTTTGTGTGTTTCAACTAATCCCGGACTGAATTAA